A window of Panicum virgatum strain AP13 chromosome 8K, P.virgatum_v5, whole genome shotgun sequence contains these coding sequences:
- the LOC120644398 gene encoding uncharacterized protein LOC120644398 has translation MFDVWSAVRWWDDWQLRVLVLGSLCLQWFLLLAAPLRKYTIPRVIRTCIWLAFVSSDALAIYSLATLFNRHAKAATATSGGGYPPLPPGAAGSEQLKSNILEILWAPILLIHLGGQQELTAYTIEDNELWMRHTITLLSQVAVALYSFYKSWPAAGDWRLLSTAVLLFIIGVVSFSEKPWALSRAKINRLADVSSVIQGTKTRSEWRERLNQFFLFESVTRLFVQNKESFANKLRTSFSTRRGRGRGEDSGKPQVALKDGDKVFMILSDMSISAAADELKKNGRVSSVDEVFGSLGRDSFGELGVRPWLRGAFAFIYTRASVVFTLPYLLYHLLAVPALHIAALVLFATSDKQPYKRTDVKITYILLCLTAALDFFAVFIRQVLYLLMSNTKVPSLCETVPSYNLVDTVLRERKKDIGWMYKLARWLDLKMEYFSCKRDLGQLYRMVAGMVITDLGRMKGRDLASYRTFTVPPPDVEEIPIRTSSSSEGKSPAIYKDESRGEQERRAMPPRKRNWALSEELQQLCTEEMRKSLLGSFDRSVLLWHIATDLCFRKKNKARMEPGEESASSRTTPDQGVVKCCTIFGYTIRWCSRRSSPTRSDLQLRIECAQAISNYMVHLLNFNPEMLLTGSRKHLITEAMKEIDSSFVVKGDDSMLNLIDGEQLVDRLAKEASHHRSRKHLITEAMKEIDSSFVVKGDGSDSARKKTTLHIQDACRLANELLAIDYEKRWNLLYQVWLGMLCYSASMCRGYLHAKSLGEGGEFLSYAWLILSLKGAITLADKLQMPAETTEDAGDPESTEEEHQKKALGKLKGALRKKPGLS, from the coding sequence ATGTTTGACGTGTGGAGCGCTGTGCGATGGTGGGACGATTGGCAGCTGCGCGTCCTCGTCCTTGGCAGCCTGTGCCTGCAGTGGTTCCTCCTGCTGGCTGCCCCGCTGCGCAAGTACACCATCCCGCGCGTCATCCGGACCTGCATCTGGCTGGCGTTCGTGTCCAGCGACGCCCTGGCGATCTACTCGCTCGCCACCCTCTTCAATCGCCACGCcaaggccgccaccgccaccagcggcggcggctatcctcctcttcctcctgggGCTGCTGGGAGCGAGCAGCTCAAGTCCAACATCCTGGAGATCCTGTGGGCGCCCATCCTGCTCATCCACCTCGGCGGGCAGCAGGAGCTCACCGCCTACACCATCGAGGACAACGAGCTGTGGATGCGGCACACCATCACCCTGCTGTCCCAGGTCGCGGTCGCCCTCTACTCCTTCTACAAGtcgtggccggccgccggcgactggCGGCTGCTGTCGACGGCGGTGCTGCTCTTCATCATCGGCGTCGTCAGCTTCAGCGAGAAGCCGTGGGCTCTCAGCAGGGCCAAGATCAACAGGCTGGCCGACGTGTCCTCCGTGATACAAGGAACAAAGACGCGCTCCGAGTGGAGGGAGCGCCTGAACCAGTTCTTCTTGTTCGAGAGCGTCACCAGGCTCTTCGTTCAAAACAAGGAGAGCTTCGCCAACAAGCTGCGAACAAGTTTCTCGACGCGTAGGGGCAGGGGCCGGGGCGAGGACAGCGGAAAGCCGCAGGTCGCCCTCAAGGATGGGGACAAAGTCTTCATGATACTCTCGGACATGTCCATCTCGGCTGCTGCCGACGAGCTGAAGAAGAATGGAAGAGTCAGCAGCGTGGATGAGGTGTTTGGATCCCTGGGCCGCGACAGCTTCGGCGAGCTGGGCGTGCGCCCATGGCTGCGCGGCGCGTTCGCCTTCATCTACACCCGGGCCTCGGTGGTCTTCACCCTTCCGTACCTGCTCTACCATCTGCTGGCAGTCCCGGCGCTGCACATCGCCGCGTTGGTGCTCTTCGCAACCAGCGACAAGCAGCCCTACAAGCGCACCGACGTGAAGATAACGTACATCCTTCTGTGCCTCACCGCCGCGCTGGATTTCTTCGCGGTGTTCATCCGGCAGGTGCTGTACCTGCTCATGTCCAACACAAAAGTCCCGTCCTTGTGCGAGACGGTGCCCAGCTACAACCTCGTGGACACGGTTCTccgggagaggaagaaggacaTTGGGTGGATGTACAAGCTCGCCAGGTGGTTGGACCTCAAGATGGAGTACTTCTCCTGCAAGCGTGATCTCGGCCAGCTGTACAGAATGGTCGCGGGGATGGTGATTACGGATCTGGGCCGCATGAAAGGCCGGGATCTTGCCAGTTACAGGACCTTCACGGTGCCACCTCCAGACGTCGAGGAGATACCCATCCGCACCAGCAGCTCGTCAGAGGGAAAGAGCCCAGCAATCTACAAGGACGAGAGCAGAGGTGAACAGGAACGCCGCGCAATGCCGCCACGGAAAAGAAACTGGGCTCTGAGTGAGGAGCTTCAACAACTATGCACCGAAGAAATGCGAAAGAGCCTGCTCGGGTCATTCGACCGGAGCGTCCTCCTCTGGCACATCGCCACCGATCTCTGCTTCCGCAAAAAGAACAAGGCCAGGATGGAGCCTGGTGAGGAATCTGCATCTTCGCGGACTACTCCTGACCAAGGTGTAGTAAAGTGTTGTACAATTTTTGGTTATACCATAAGGTGGTGCTCTCGGCGGTCCAGCCCGACGAGGAGTGATCTGCAGCTTCGTATTGAGTGCGCACAAGCAATATCCAACTACATGGTGCACCTGCTCAACTTCAACCCCGAGATGCTGCTGACCGGCAGCCGGAAGCATCTCATCACCGAAGCCATGAAGGAAATCGACTCCTCCTTCGTGGTCAAGGGGGATGACTCCATGCTCAACCTCATAGACGGAGAGCAGCTCGTCGACAGATTGGCGAAGGAAGCATCTCATCACCGAAGCCGGAAGCATCTCATCACCGAAGCCATGAAGGAAATCGACTCCTCCTTCGTGGTCAAGGGGGATGGCTCAGATTCAGCACGCAAGAAAACAACACTACACATCCAAGATGCATGCAGGCTTGCAAATGAGTTGCTGGCGATAGACTACGAGAAGCGCTGGAACCTTCTGTACCAGGTGTGGCTGGGCATGCTGTGCTACTCTGCCAGCATGTGCAGGGGCTACCTGCACGCCAAGAGCTTGGGCGAAGGAGGCGAGTTCCTTTCCTACGCCTGGCTCATCCTCTCGCTCAAGGGGGCCATCACCCTGGCCGACAAGCTTCAGATGCCCGCGGAGACGACCGAAGATGCTGGTGACCCTGAATCAACTGAGGAAGAACATCAAAAGAAAGCCTTGGGCAAGTTGAAGGGTGCGCTAAGAAAGAAGCCGGGCCTCTCATAG